In Sphaeramia orbicularis chromosome 7, fSphaOr1.1, whole genome shotgun sequence, one genomic interval encodes:
- the LOC115422459 gene encoding kelch repeat and BTB domain-containing protein 12-like, with protein MSQFMETAAVDSARAEHGALLLRELDRMRATEELTDVVLVAEGVSFPCHKVVLSAFSPYFQAMFTCGLKETRGGEVPLRDTPAQSLDLLLDYMYKAELPLSNENIQGVAAAAFLLHIDGAFRLCQSHMEARIDPSNCIGLYHWARSLGATSLADSTLRYLFQHFAQVCEEEEVLELDAESLGHLLGSDELNISQEEVVLELVLRWVERRRGDSQSEAQAVELLRRVRLELVDPGFLRKARRRNPVLLRDAECFGMIDAALQTSGLCETSAPPRPSLRYGMETTDLLLCLGGVNEEGVPARRGGLADLSFCFSPHGRKTYYIPSPLRGCKSAGQVTAGGVTRDNNIVVSIETEDENRAKRIDFYRYDGSEESSWVGLCSAAYRDMYALGVLGDALYIIGGQMKVRNHYVITDSVERWSLKRGGSWLSFAPLPLPLACHCTVTLKDYLYVLGGWTPQYLPDDEPDKLNNRVFRFDPGKDSWTECSSMKYSRYRCGSAVLNGEIYMIGGIGCDGEDRGQSRRCLSTVEVYNPDTDTWRPGPALPTSLLSLRTNASNIGVVEGKLYLCGFYKGAGRHEIITKEILELDPADNVWTVVERRPAMHDSYDVCLVASLNPRDLFTP; from the exons ATGTCACAGTTCATGGAGACGGCAGCGGTGGACTCTGCTCGGGCAGAGCATGGTGCACTTCTCCTCAGGGAGCTGGACAGGATGAGAGCCACTGAGGAGCTCACTGATGTGGTGCTGGTAGCGGAAGGAGTTTCCTTTCCTTGCCACAAGGTGGTGTTGTCTGCGTTCAGCCCATATTTTCAG GCCATGTTTACATGTGGTCTGAAGGAGACACGAGGAGGAGAGGTTCCTCTCAGAGACACCCCGGCCCAGAGTCTGGACCTACTGTTGGACTACATGTACAAAGCTGAACTCCCTTTGTCCAATGAAAACATCCAAGGAGTGGCTGCGGCAGCGTTTCTGCTTCATATAGATGGGGCCTTCAG GTTGTGTCAAAGCCACATGGAGGCTCGTATAGACCCCTCCAACTGTATTGGTCTGTACCACTGGGCCAGAAGCCTGGGGGCCACGAGCCTGGCTGACTCCACCTTGAGGTACCTCTTCCAGCACTTTGCACAG GTTTGTGAAGAAGAAGAGGTGCTGGAACTGGATGCTGAAAGTCTTGGGCATCTCTTGGGTTCAGATGAGCTCAACATATCCCAGGAGGAGGTTGTGTTGGAGCTAGTTCTGCGCTGGGTGGAGAGACGAAGGGGGGACTCTCAGAGCGAAGCCCAGGCTGTGGAGCTGCTCAGGCGAGTGCGTCTGGAACTTGTAGATCCTGGGTTCCTCCGTAAAGCAAGGAGGAGAAACCCG GTATTGCTGCGGGATGCTGAGTGCTTTGGGATGATTGATGCTGCCCTCCAGACTTCAGGTCTTTGTGAGACTTCAGCTCCACCTCGACCATCTCTCCGTTATGGCATGGAGACCACTGACCTGCTGCTCTGCTTAGGTGGGGTGAATGAAGAAGGGGTCCCTGCTCGGCGTGGGGGTCTCGCTGATCTTAGTTTTTGCTTTTCCCCACATGGAAGAAAGACTTACTACATCCCCTCTCCACTGAGGGGCTGTAAAAGTGCAGGCCAGGTCACGGCGGGGGGAGTGACTCGAGATAACAACATTGTTGTGTCCATAGAAACAGAGGATGAAAACAGAGCAAAAAGGATAGACTTTTACAG GTATGATGGCTCGGAGGAAAGCAGCTGGGTCGGGCTGTGCTCAGCAGCCTACAGAGACATGTATGCTTTAGGCGTGCTGGGTGATGCCCTCTATATAATCGGCGGTCAGATGAAAGTTCGCAATCACTACGTCATCACAGACAGTGTGGAGAGATGGTCGCTGAAGAGAGGAGGCAGCTGGCTCAGCTTTGCTCCTCTCCCTCTGCCGTTAGCCTGCCACTGCACCGTCACCCTGAAGGACTATCTTTATGTGCTGGGGGGCTGGACACCACAG TACCTGCCTGATGATGAGCCAGACAAACTGAATAACCGTGTGTTTCGCTTTGACCCTGGAAAGGACAGCTGGACAGAGTGCTCCAGCATGAAGTACTCCAGGTATCGCTGTGGATCAGCTGTCCTCAATGGGGAGATATACATGATAG GTGGTATAGGATGTGATGGAGAGGACCGTGGACAGTCACGTCGCTGTCTGAGCACTGTGGAAGTCTATAacccagacacagacacatggagGCCAGGACCAGCCCTGCCTACGTCATTACTGTCCCTCCGAACCAACGCATCTAATATAGGAGTAGTGGAGGGCAAGCTGTACCTGTGTGGATTTTACAAGGGGGCGG GCCGTCATGAGATCATCACCAAGGAGATTCTGGAGTTGGACCCAGCAGACAATGTGTGGACGGTGGTGGAAAGACGACCAGCCATGCATGACAGCTATGATGTGTGTCTGGTGGCCAGCCTCAATCCTCGAGACCTGTTCACGCCCTGA
- the LOC115422409 gene encoding solute carrier family 26 member 6-like, with protein MRERRCPAEEYYVQREVLDEIRLDEVAEKETCSTEPSLTERVKESLRCSVPRVKQTVLNWVPVLGWLPHYSIRENAIGDLIAGCSVGIMHLPQGMAYALLASLRPVFGLYTSLYPVLVYFIFGTSRHISLGTFAVISIMIGSVTERLAPDSNFIVNGTNGTESVDIDERDARRVQIACTLTVLTGIFQFLLGVVRFGFVVTYLSEPLVRGYTTGSACHVSISQLKYVFGVKTARYAGPLSLIYTLVDICRLLPQTKVPELVVSLVAISVLIVVKEINDCYKQKLPLPIPIELIVIIGATIITHFCGLTSKYNIDVVGEIPSGLKAPRAPDVTLFSHVIGDAFAVAIVGYAINISLGKTFALKHGYKVDSNQELVALGLSNTIGGFFQCYSVTSSLSRSLIQESTGGKTQVAGVISSVIVLITVLKIGALFEDLPKAVLSTIVFVNLKGMYKQVLDVPMLWRTNKVDLLVWLVTFTSTILLNLDLGLAVSVAFSMLTFIFRTQLPRYSVLGHVPGTDLYLDTDSYKQAKEIPGIKIFRSSATIYYTNAEMYLEALQEKSGIELGKLLTAKKKKDAKLKRQQEKEKKKAKKLEKGQINGVRHLSNGTFTLEMPEGKVSAGVNGLSQGNGVALHGKETSTHHLSKGQVNWAYQQDTAMFDSDTECHNGIQNIYEDIEENEKACVSGTHSIILDMSTTSFVDTVAVKTLKNIFRDFGEIDMDIYLAGCQACVVEQLETADFFSKNIPKTRLFVTVHDAVLHILKQKGQSLPLDVSCSTKM; from the exons ATGAGGGAGAGGAGATGTCCAGCTGAGGAGTATTATGTGCAGCGGGAGGTTTTGGATGAGATACGTCTGGATGAAGTGGCAGAAAAAGAGACATGCTCGACTGAGCCATCCCTGACAGAACGAGTAAAAGAGTCTCTGAG GTGTTCGGTGCCCAGGGTGAAGCAGACGGTGCTGAACTGGGTGCCTGTTCTGGGTTGGCTGCCTCATTACTCCATCAGAGAAAATGCCATTGGGGACCTGATCGCTGGCTGCAGCGTGGGCATTATGCATCTACCACAGG GTATGGCATATGCTCTTCTGGCTTCTTTGCGTCCAGTGTTTGGCTTGTACACTTCTCTCTACCCAGTGCTGGTCTACTTCATTTTTGGAACTTCTAGACACATCTCTTTAG GTACATTTGCTGTGATCAGCATCATGATCGGCAGTGTGACAGAGAGGCTGGCACCAGACAGTAACTTCATAGTAAATGGCACCAACGGGACAGAAAGTGTGGACATTGATGAACGAGATGCACGCAGAGTACAAATAGCATGTACCCTCACTGTCCTAACAGGAATCTTTCAG TTCTTGTTGGGTGTGGTGAGGTTTGGCTTTGTGGTCACCTACCTGTCTGAGCCACTGGTTCGTGGATACACCACAGGATCAGCCTGTCATGTGTCCATCTCCCAACTCAAGTATGTGTTTGGAGTGAAAACAGCTCGATACGCTGGTCCCCTTTCACTTATTTAT ACTCTGGTGGACATTTGCCGTTTGCTGCCTCAGACTAAAGTGCCAGAGCTGGTAGTCAGTCTGGTGGCGATTTCTGTTCTCATTGTGGTCAAAGAAATCAACGACTGCTACAAACAGAAACTTCCACTACCCATTCCCATAGAACTCATAGTT ATCATAGGTGCTACAATCATCACCCATTTCTGTGGACTTACTAGTAAATACAACATTGATGTAGTCGGAGAGATACCCAGTGG GCTTAAAGCCCCTCGTGCACCAGATGTGACTTTGTTCTCACATGTGATAGGAGATGCTTTTGCAGTGGCCATCGTTGGATATGCTATCAACATTTCCCTGGGCAAAACATTTGCCCTCAAACATGGCTACAAAGTTGATAGCAACCAG GAGCTGGTTGCTCTTGGTCTTAGCAACACTATTGGTGGATTCTTTCAGTGTTACTCTGTGACTTCCTCCTTGTCTCGCAGTCTCATTCAGGAGAGCACAGGGGGCAAAACACAg gTAGCTGGAGTTATTTCTTCAGTCATTGTGCTCATTACTGTTTTGAAAATAGGCGCCCTCTTTGAGGATCTCCCAAAG GCTGTCCTATCGACCATAGTATTTGTGAATTTAAAAGGAATGTATAAGCAAGTGTTGGATGTGCCCATGCTTTGGAGAACCAATAAAGTTGATTTG CTGGTGTGGCTGGTAACGTTCACAAGCACCATCCTGCTCAACCTGGACTTGGGTCTGGCCGTGTCCGTTGCTTTTTCCATGCTCACATTCATCTTCAGAACACAACT GCCCCGTTACTCTGTCTTGGGTCATGTGCCGGGAACTGACCTGTATCTGGACACAGACTCCTACAAACAG GCCAAAGAGATTCCAGGGATTAAAATCTTTCGCTCATCAGCAACCATCTACTACACAAATGCTGAGATGTACTTGGAAGCCCTGCAAGAGAAG AGTGGAATTGAACTTGGGAAGTTGCTgacagcaaagaagaagaaagatgcAAAGCTGAAGCGTCAAcaagagaaggagaaaaagaaagctAAAAAATTGGAAAAGGGACAA ATAAATGGGGTCAGACACCTATCCAATGGCACATTCACTTTGGAAATGCCAGAGGGAAAAGTCTCTGCAGGAGTAAATGGACTCAGTCAGGGAAATGGTGTAGCACTTCACGGGAAAGAAACCTCAACACATCACCTCAGTAAAGGTCAAGTAAACTGGGCTTACCAGCAAGACACAGCCATGTTTGACTCAGACACAGAATGTCATAATGGCATCCAGAATATATATGAGGACATTGAGGAAAATGAGAAGGCCTGTGTATCGGGCACACACAGCATCATCCTGGACATGTCCACGACCAGCTTTGTGGACACAGT